One window from the genome of Lentibacillus daqui encodes:
- a CDS encoding glycoside hydrolase family 1 protein, whose amino-acid sequence MTIEYIFPEGFWWGSAASATQTEGAANMDGKGKNIWDYWYQKESNRFYNQIGPTNTSRFYERYKEDIQTMKEIGHNSFRLSISWSRLIPNGSGEINQKAVQFYHNVLDELTSAGIEPFVNLYHFDMPLAMQEIGGWESREVVEAFKDYAATCFDLFGDKVRNWFTQNEPIVPVEAGYLNDMHYPNVVDFKRAIQVGYNSIIANAQAIKAFRDGNLNGKIGIILNLTPSYPRSEHPSDQKAGRIADLFFNRSFLDPSVKGEFSSELVQLLEDYHLLPSTEPSDREMLKRNTVDILGVNYYQPRRVKAKEYMPHPEAPLMPEYFFDFYEMPGRKMNPYRGWEIYEKGIYDILMNLKDNYGNIECFISENGMGVQDEGRFKDEHGMIQDDYRIDFFKGHLKWVHQAIQEGSNVKGYQVWTFMDNWSWLNAYKNRYGLVSVDLDNHAKRKIKKSGWWFKELAGNNGF is encoded by the coding sequence ATGACAATCGAGTATATATTTCCAGAAGGATTTTGGTGGGGGAGTGCGGCTTCTGCTACTCAGACAGAAGGTGCAGCCAATATGGATGGTAAAGGCAAGAATATTTGGGACTATTGGTATCAGAAGGAGTCTAACCGATTCTATAATCAAATTGGTCCCACTAACACTTCCCGTTTTTATGAACGGTATAAAGAAGATATACAAACGATGAAAGAAATTGGGCATAATTCCTTTCGCCTGTCTATTTCCTGGTCGCGTCTTATCCCGAATGGTAGCGGTGAGATCAATCAAAAAGCTGTACAATTCTATCATAACGTTTTGGATGAATTGACTAGTGCTGGCATTGAACCATTTGTTAATTTATATCACTTTGATATGCCACTTGCAATGCAGGAAATAGGCGGCTGGGAAAGTCGGGAAGTTGTAGAAGCATTCAAAGATTATGCAGCTACTTGTTTTGACCTGTTTGGAGACAAAGTTAGGAACTGGTTTACCCAAAATGAACCAATTGTTCCTGTAGAAGCAGGTTATTTGAATGATATGCACTATCCGAATGTGGTGGATTTTAAAAGGGCTATTCAAGTGGGTTATAACTCTATTATTGCAAATGCTCAAGCAATTAAAGCGTTTAGAGACGGCAATCTTAATGGGAAGATAGGAATTATACTCAATTTAACACCTTCTTATCCGAGAAGCGAGCATCCTTCTGATCAAAAAGCGGGCAGGATTGCTGATTTGTTTTTCAATCGATCATTTCTGGATCCTTCCGTAAAGGGGGAATTTTCTTCAGAACTTGTTCAGCTTCTTGAGGATTATCATCTTTTGCCGTCAACGGAACCATCGGATAGGGAGATGTTGAAAAGAAATACGGTTGATATTTTAGGTGTAAACTACTATCAACCGCGAAGGGTAAAAGCGAAAGAATACATGCCTCATCCGGAAGCACCGCTTATGCCGGAATATTTTTTCGATTTCTATGAGATGCCTGGAAGAAAAATGAACCCTTATCGAGGATGGGAGATATATGAAAAGGGTATTTATGATATTTTAATGAATCTAAAAGACAATTATGGAAATATTGAATGTTTTATTTCCGAAAATGGGATGGGAGTACAGGATGAAGGCCGCTTTAAGGACGAACACGGAATGATTCAGGACGATTACCGGATTGACTTTTTTAAAGGTCATTTGAAGTGGGTGCATCAAGCTATTCAAGAAGGATCAAATGTTAAAGGATATCAGGTGTGGACCTTCATGGATAATTGGTCGTGGCTGAATGCCTATAAGAATCGGTACGGACTCGTGTCGGTCGATTTGGATAATCATGCTAAGCGTAAAATCAAAAAAAGCGGTTGGTGGTTTAAGGAGCTGGCTGGGAATAATGGGTTTTAG
- a CDS encoding PucR family transcriptional regulator yields MDKLEVHNVKLISGKDGIDKQIAYINIQEFALKSERIKENGVLLTTFKSFLEPANIIEHLNWLKNREISAVGVHTVFIKEIPQEVINFSNVNNFPMFVIPEEISYQQIMQVYNELLMIDANDVRIKMEQVNIKMLRAAALDKDAQYIVSTMGKQLGLSVLNIDKTFNVKSFQLNTNFSISKLQRIAKEIMEQKETLNREISNYKFEDNYFKLFPIIDNKSFYGFLVICVEKELSLSDWSIINYGKTALLLDAVKRSSIEKYVKNRDMKIIESVLKPSKPEQMDFHDLSPHLKEANYLYLIESDDLVVLNNVYEDIYLIINKIDPASLLWIYDNQIICIVRYEISTDFLNKLDKRYENIFFGISEKSRNINVDSIQEKYEQAKIGIRVGEKRKNMVNQWKDLGLDKFLIALGQRNILQSSIYNLLEPLINHDETFDSELVNTLTVYLNNYFSLKRSAEELFVHKNTIKYRIAKIKELYKGVNFEDPETYLLFEIALRLYEMESKRSE; encoded by the coding sequence TTGGATAAATTGGAAGTCCATAACGTAAAGCTTATATCTGGTAAGGATGGAATAGACAAGCAAATAGCATATATAAATATACAAGAATTTGCACTAAAAAGTGAACGTATAAAAGAGAATGGTGTTCTTTTAACAACATTTAAGTCTTTTCTTGAACCGGCTAATATTATTGAACATTTAAATTGGCTAAAGAACAGAGAAATTAGTGCTGTTGGAGTGCACACTGTTTTTATAAAAGAAATACCTCAGGAAGTAATTAACTTTTCTAATGTCAACAATTTTCCCATGTTTGTCATTCCTGAAGAAATTTCCTATCAGCAAATTATGCAAGTTTACAATGAGTTATTAATGATAGATGCAAATGATGTACGCATAAAAATGGAACAGGTAAATATTAAAATGTTACGAGCAGCAGCGCTTGATAAGGATGCACAATATATCGTATCCACTATGGGAAAACAGTTGGGATTATCAGTTTTAAATATTGATAAGACATTTAATGTTAAGAGTTTCCAACTTAATACTAATTTTAGTATATCTAAATTACAGCGTATTGCAAAAGAAATCATGGAACAGAAAGAGACTTTAAATAGGGAAATATCAAATTACAAATTTGAAGATAATTATTTTAAATTATTTCCCATCATTGACAACAAGAGTTTCTACGGGTTTTTAGTTATTTGTGTAGAAAAGGAATTAAGTTTATCTGATTGGTCAATTATTAATTATGGTAAAACTGCTTTGTTGCTTGATGCAGTAAAAAGAAGTTCTATTGAAAAATATGTAAAAAACCGTGATATGAAGATTATAGAATCTGTATTAAAACCGTCTAAGCCTGAGCAAATGGACTTTCATGACTTATCCCCCCATCTCAAAGAAGCAAACTATCTTTATTTGATTGAATCCGATGATTTGGTTGTATTAAATAATGTCTATGAAGATATATATTTAATTATAAATAAGATAGATCCGGCTTCTCTATTGTGGATATATGACAATCAAATTATTTGCATTGTAAGGTATGAAATATCAACTGACTTTTTGAATAAACTGGATAAACGTTATGAAAATATATTTTTTGGAATTAGTGAGAAATCAAGAAATATTAATGTAGATAGTATTCAAGAGAAGTATGAGCAGGCAAAAATAGGCATCAGAGTAGGAGAAAAAAGAAAGAATATGGTTAATCAATGGAAAGACTTAGGTCTTGATAAATTTCTTATTGCACTTGGACAAAGGAACATATTACAAAGTTCCATTTATAATCTGTTAGAGCCTCTAATAAATCATGATGAAACGTTTGATTCTGAATTGGTGAACACGTTGACAGTTTATTTAAATAATTATTTTAGCCTGAAGAGAAGTGCAGAAGAATTATTCGTCCACAAAAACACGATAAAGTACAGAATAGCAAAAATTAAGGAATTGTATAAAGGAGTAAATTTTGAGGACCCCGAAACTTACCTGCTATTTGAGATTGCTTTAAGATTATATGAAATGGAAAGTAAGAGGTCGGAATAA
- a CDS encoding PTS lactose/cellobiose transporter subunit IIA, with protein sequence MEMEQVIMGIITHSGNAKSDAMEAIQHAKNKEIEQANQLMEHAEKELLEAHSQQTTLIQNEARGEKAEITLLLVHAQDHLMTATTFKDLAKEFIELYEKNKKFLR encoded by the coding sequence AATCATTACGCATAGTGGAAATGCTAAAAGTGATGCGATGGAGGCAATCCAACATGCCAAAAACAAAGAAATAGAACAAGCAAATCAGTTAATGGAGCATGCTGAAAAGGAATTATTGGAAGCACATTCCCAACAAACAACATTGATACAAAATGAAGCACGAGGTGAAAAAGCAGAAATTACGCTGCTCCTGGTTCATGCGCAGGATCATCTCATGACCGCAACAACGTTCAAGGATCTTGCGAAAGAATTCATCGAGTTGTATGAAAAAAATAAGAAGTTCCTTCGTTAG
- a CDS encoding DUF871 domain-containing protein, which translates to MKQLGVSIYPSRSNVEDDKSYLDLARSLGFTRIFTSLLEITGDTDEVVKKFKNVIEYGNSLGMETILDINPELFDQLGVSYDDLRFFKELGAAGIRLDLGFTGAEEAKMTRNAHGLKIEVNISSGTNYIDHVTSYQPNTERLYASHNFYPQKYSGISQKHFEQTTKMFQKYNLKTAAFVTSQHGDIGPWPVQAGLCTLEQHRNLLIQTQATHFRLMDMIDDLIIGNAYATKRELQQMSEAYFSTLPSFEVELAKDVMDIEMKIVLEEEHQYRGDRSAYMIRSTSSRMKYKEGDFPPHDTVPVKRGDVIICNNHFGQYKGELQIALQDMENDGDRNVVGQLKEESHFLLDYLQPWTAFIFKRSTFGIENQW; encoded by the coding sequence ATGAAACAACTTGGTGTATCGATTTATCCGTCAAGAAGTAACGTTGAAGATGATAAATCGTATTTGGATCTTGCTCGTTCATTAGGATTTACAAGAATTTTCACGAGTTTGCTCGAAATAACGGGAGATACGGACGAGGTCGTTAAAAAGTTTAAGAACGTTATAGAATATGGCAATTCACTTGGGATGGAAACCATCTTGGATATCAATCCGGAGTTATTTGACCAATTAGGAGTTAGTTATGATGATCTGCGTTTTTTCAAAGAACTAGGAGCTGCGGGGATTCGCTTGGATCTTGGTTTTACAGGTGCAGAAGAGGCAAAAATGACCAGGAATGCACACGGGTTAAAAATTGAAGTGAACATAAGCAGTGGCACTAATTATATCGATCATGTGACGAGTTATCAGCCTAACACAGAAAGATTATATGCATCGCATAATTTCTACCCACAGAAATACTCTGGGATTTCCCAGAAACATTTTGAACAGACAACAAAAATGTTTCAAAAATATAATCTCAAAACTGCAGCATTTGTAACTTCCCAACATGGAGATATTGGTCCCTGGCCAGTGCAAGCCGGATTATGTACGCTTGAGCAGCATAGAAATCTTCTCATTCAGACGCAGGCAACGCATTTTCGTTTGATGGACATGATTGATGATTTGATCATTGGAAACGCTTATGCGACAAAAAGGGAACTGCAACAGATGTCAGAGGCTTACTTTTCAACACTACCCTCTTTTGAGGTGGAACTTGCTAAAGATGTAATGGATATAGAAATGAAGATCGTATTAGAAGAAGAGCATCAATACAGAGGGGATCGATCCGCATATATGATCCGTTCCACTTCATCAAGGATGAAATATAAAGAAGGAGATTTCCCACCGCATGATACTGTCCCTGTCAAAAGAGGAGATGTCATCATTTGTAATAACCACTTTGGTCAATATAAGGGAGAATTACAAATTGCTTTGCAGGATATGGAAAACGATGGTGATCGAAACGTTGTAGGTCAATTAAAAGAGGAATCTCACTTTTTACTAGATTATTTGCAACCATGGACAGCATTTATATTTAAACGCTCCACTTTTGGAATTGAAAATCAATGGTAA